In Herbaspirillum seropedicae, a single window of DNA contains:
- a CDS encoding family 2A encapsulin nanocompartment cargo protein cysteine desulfurase codes for MSILTPASQGGGLPGQDASAAPFDPALLARLANELFAAPTAPAWTPGQAPGAQPPANFTPPASPLSSPAGTSQGVPGTAIPQGLAPGLNLIPSSPHQVLTLGNRAPALAPAAPAGNGTPDKVFAALPAYEPRLGGAVTGAPQAAAPSTPAAPSTARYYFLDGGHGHPRGSAAAPAAAPLSSSSAGAASSPQYYFLHAVELPSGYVTPAKPAPHAVHQPAGAQQAAAFDVHTVRRDFPILQERVNGRPLIWFDNAATTHKPQSVIDRISEFYRRENSNIHRAAHELAARATDAYEGARERVRAFLNAPDVNEVIFVRGTTEAINLVAKSWGGKHVGAGDEIIVSHLEHHANIVPWQQLAAEKGAKLRVIPVDDSGQVLLDEYAKLLNERTRIVAVTQVSNALGTITPTKQIVELARLAGARTLVDGAQSVSHMRTDVQALGADFFVFSGHKVFGPTGIGALWGRRDVLEDMPPWQGGGNMIADVTFEKTIFQPLPNTFEAGTGNIADAVGLGAAIDYVNRVGIDNIAAYEHALLEYGMHQLGEIEGLRLIGTAAHKASVMSFVLEGYSTEDVGKALNQEGIAVRTGHHCAQPILRRFGVETTVRPSLAFYNTFEEIDCLLTVVRRLAAQRHRR; via the coding sequence GTGAGCATCCTCACTCCCGCATCCCAGGGCGGCGGCTTGCCCGGCCAGGACGCGTCGGCAGCGCCCTTCGACCCGGCGCTGCTGGCGCGCCTGGCCAACGAGCTGTTCGCCGCGCCCACCGCACCGGCCTGGACGCCGGGCCAGGCGCCAGGAGCCCAGCCGCCGGCCAACTTCACGCCACCGGCCTCGCCGCTGTCCAGTCCGGCAGGGACCAGCCAGGGTGTGCCCGGCACGGCCATCCCGCAAGGACTGGCGCCGGGCCTGAACCTGATTCCCTCGTCGCCCCACCAAGTGCTGACCCTGGGCAACCGGGCTCCTGCACTGGCGCCAGCAGCACCAGCCGGCAATGGCACGCCGGACAAGGTGTTTGCCGCCCTGCCCGCCTATGAGCCGCGCCTGGGCGGCGCCGTCACGGGTGCGCCGCAAGCGGCCGCACCATCGACGCCTGCTGCCCCTTCCACGGCCAGGTATTACTTCCTCGATGGCGGCCATGGCCATCCGCGCGGCAGTGCGGCTGCTCCCGCTGCGGCTCCCCTCTCGAGCAGTTCAGCCGGCGCGGCCAGCAGCCCGCAGTATTACTTCCTGCACGCGGTGGAGCTGCCCAGCGGCTACGTCACGCCGGCCAAGCCAGCGCCGCACGCGGTGCACCAGCCTGCCGGTGCGCAGCAGGCGGCGGCATTCGATGTCCACACCGTGCGCCGTGACTTCCCTATCCTGCAGGAACGCGTCAATGGCCGGCCACTGATCTGGTTCGACAACGCCGCCACCACGCACAAGCCGCAATCGGTGATCGACCGCATCAGCGAGTTCTATCGCCGCGAAAACTCCAACATCCACCGCGCCGCGCACGAGCTGGCCGCGCGCGCCACCGACGCCTACGAAGGCGCACGGGAGCGGGTGCGGGCTTTCCTGAACGCGCCGGACGTCAACGAAGTCATCTTCGTGCGCGGCACCACCGAAGCCATCAACCTGGTGGCCAAGTCCTGGGGCGGCAAGCATGTGGGCGCGGGTGACGAGATCATCGTCTCGCACCTGGAACACCACGCCAACATCGTGCCCTGGCAGCAACTGGCCGCCGAAAAAGGCGCCAAGCTGCGCGTGATCCCGGTCGATGATTCCGGCCAGGTGCTGCTGGATGAATACGCCAAGCTGCTCAACGAGCGCACCAGGATCGTCGCTGTGACCCAGGTTTCCAACGCATTGGGGACCATCACACCGACCAAGCAGATCGTCGAACTGGCCCGGCTGGCCGGTGCGCGCACGCTGGTCGATGGGGCGCAGTCGGTATCGCACATGCGCACCGATGTGCAGGCGCTGGGCGCGGACTTCTTCGTCTTCTCCGGCCACAAGGTATTCGGACCGACCGGTATCGGCGCCCTGTGGGGCCGGCGTGACGTGCTGGAAGACATGCCGCCCTGGCAAGGCGGCGGCAACATGATTGCCGATGTCACCTTCGAGAAGACCATCTTCCAGCCCCTGCCCAACACCTTCGAAGCCGGCACCGGCAATATCGCCGACGCCGTCGGACTGGGAGCGGCCATCGATTACGTGAACCGCGTCGGCATCGACAACATCGCCGCCTACGAACACGCCCTGCTGGAATATGGCATGCACCAGCTGGGCGAGATCGAGGGCTTGCGCCTGATCGGCACGGCCGCCCACAAGGCCAGCGTGATGTCCTTCGTGCTGGAGGGCTACAGCACCGAGGACGTCGGCAAGGCGCTCAACCAGGAAGGCATCGCGGTGCGCACCGGCCACCACTGCGCCCAGCCCATCCTGCGCCGCTTCGGCGTGGAGACCACGGTACGGCCCTCGCTGGCCTTCTACAACACCTTCGAGGAAATCGATTGCCTGCTGACGGTGGTGCGCCGGCTGGCGGCCCAGCGTCATCGGCGCTGA
- a CDS encoding family 2A encapsulin nanocompartment shell protein: protein MSATVGGTTALGDNAARQLANATKTAPQLETISPRWLTHLLQWVPVEAGIYRLNKVKNPESIKVTCTARQEENQLPRTFVDYEEQPREYFLNAVSTVLDVHTRVSDLYSSPHDQIKEQLRLTIETIKENQESELINNPDYGLLAQVTDEQRIFPLTGAPTPDDLDELLTKVWKEPAFFLAHPLAIAAFGREATRRGTPPPTISLFGSQFITWRGIPLIPSDKVPVADGKSKILLLRVGDKRQGVVGLYQPGLPGEQSPGLSVRFMGINNHAIASYLISLYCSLAVLTTDALAVLDDVEVNKYHDYPDTYK from the coding sequence ATGTCCGCAACTGTCGGCGGTACCACCGCACTCGGCGATAATGCAGCACGGCAACTAGCCAATGCCACCAAGACCGCTCCCCAGCTCGAAACCATCAGCCCGCGCTGGTTGACGCACCTGCTGCAATGGGTGCCGGTCGAAGCCGGCATCTATCGCTTGAACAAGGTCAAGAATCCGGAATCGATCAAGGTCACCTGCACCGCCCGCCAGGAAGAAAACCAGTTACCGCGCACCTTCGTGGATTACGAAGAACAGCCGCGCGAATACTTCCTCAATGCCGTCTCCACGGTGCTGGACGTGCATACCCGCGTCTCCGACCTGTACAGCAGCCCGCATGACCAGATCAAGGAACAGCTGCGTCTGACCATCGAGACCATCAAGGAAAACCAGGAAAGCGAACTCATCAACAATCCCGACTACGGCCTGCTGGCCCAGGTGACCGACGAACAGCGCATCTTCCCGCTGACCGGCGCGCCGACCCCGGACGACCTGGACGAGTTGCTGACCAAGGTATGGAAAGAACCGGCCTTCTTCCTGGCGCACCCGCTGGCCATCGCCGCCTTCGGTCGCGAAGCCACGCGCCGCGGTACGCCGCCGCCGACCATCAGCCTGTTCGGTTCGCAGTTCATCACCTGGCGCGGCATTCCGCTGATCCCCTCGGACAAGGTGCCGGTGGCCGATGGCAAGAGCAAGATCCTGCTCCTGCGCGTGGGTGACAAGCGCCAGGGCGTGGTCGGCCTGTACCAGCCGGGCCTGCCGGGCGAACAGAGTCCGGGCCTGTCGGTGCGCTTCATGGGCATCAACAATCACGCCATCGCCTCTTACCTGATCTCGCTCTATTGCTCGCTGGCCGTGCTGACCACCGATGCGCTGGCGGTGCTGGACGATGTCGAGGTCAACAAGTACCACGACTATCCTGACACCTACAAATAA
- a CDS encoding helix-turn-helix domain-containing protein: MRKPVRPARQADVEALSSALVQSFGIGVRQLRRARGWSQERLAENSNLNRSYIGEIERGTAIASLVTVEKLATALTLSPSALVTHGERIHQQNLVRGLQLMAIAC, encoded by the coding sequence ATGAGAAAGCCCGTTCGTCCTGCCCGCCAGGCCGATGTCGAGGCGCTCTCCAGCGCCCTGGTGCAGAGCTTTGGGATCGGCGTGCGCCAGCTGCGGCGCGCGCGCGGCTGGTCGCAGGAAAGGCTGGCCGAGAACTCCAACCTGAATCGTTCCTACATCGGCGAGATCGAGCGCGGCACCGCCATTGCCTCGCTGGTGACCGTGGAGAAGCTGGCCACCGCGCTCACGCTCTCGCCCTCGGCCCTGGTCACGCATGGCGAGCGCATCCACCAGCAGAATCTGGTGCGCGGCCTGCAGTTGATGGCTATAGCATGTTGA
- the epsC gene encoding serine O-acetyltransferase EpsC produces MANFDIHQIVQSLHEARVGWRVAQRRNNDSSGREFPSRDALDGIVTTLKGVLFPMRLGPPDLRQESENFHVAHALDAALHALLGQVRLELKYSAGLSGRPTPNLEQDAISITRAFGASLPQIRSQLDTDVLAAYQGDPAARSVDEVLLCYPGALAMIHYRLAHRLYQLGLPLLARIIAELAHAATGIDIHPGAQIGTGFFIDHGTGVVIGETAVIGNNVRIYQAVTLGAKRFPTDADGKLEKGRARHPIVEDDVVIYAGATILGRIRLGRGAVIGGNVWLTHDVPAGAHISQAASREDSLSLANAGA; encoded by the coding sequence ATGGCCAATTTCGACATCCACCAGATCGTCCAGTCCCTGCACGAAGCCCGTGTGGGCTGGCGGGTCGCCCAGCGGCGCAACAATGATTCCAGTGGCCGCGAGTTTCCCTCGCGCGACGCTCTCGATGGCATCGTCACCACGCTCAAGGGCGTGCTCTTCCCGATGCGGCTGGGCCCGCCCGACCTGCGCCAGGAGAGTGAGAACTTCCACGTCGCCCATGCGCTCGATGCCGCCTTGCACGCCCTGCTGGGCCAGGTGCGGCTGGAACTGAAGTACAGCGCTGGTCTCTCCGGGCGACCCACGCCCAACCTGGAACAGGACGCCATTTCCATCACCCGCGCCTTTGGCGCCTCGCTGCCGCAGATCCGCAGCCAGCTCGATACCGACGTGCTGGCCGCCTATCAGGGCGACCCCGCGGCGCGCAGCGTGGACGAAGTGCTGCTGTGCTATCCCGGTGCGCTGGCCATGATCCACTACCGCCTGGCGCATCGCCTCTACCAGCTTGGCCTGCCGCTGCTGGCGCGCATCATCGCCGAGCTGGCGCATGCGGCCACGGGCATCGACATCCATCCGGGAGCGCAGATCGGCACAGGCTTTTTCATCGACCATGGCACGGGTGTCGTGATCGGCGAGACCGCCGTCATCGGCAACAACGTCCGCATCTACCAGGCCGTGACGCTTGGCGCCAAGCGTTTCCCCACGGACGCCGACGGCAAGCTGGAAAAAGGCCGGGCGCGCCACCCCATCGTCGAGGATGACGTGGTGATCTACGCGGGCGCGACCATTCTGGGACGCATCCGCCTGGGCCGTGGCGCGGTCATCGGCGGCAATGTCTGGCTCACGCATGACGTCCCCGCCGGCGCCCATATCTCGCAGGCGGCGTCACGCGAGGATTCCTTGTCCCTGGCCAACGCCGGCGCGTGA
- a CDS encoding rhodanese-like domain-containing protein: MSSLSSVATLSAPAPQASQRELPPELAQIRAQAIADGLPYAGGITPKQAWALVQTGKVLLVDVRTAEERKFVGHVPDSLHVAWATGTSLSRNPRFVRELESKLGGKDVPALLLCRSGKRSAAAAEAATKAGLSCIFNVLEGFEGELDAAQQRGKADGWRFHGLPWVQD, from the coding sequence ATGTCTTCCTTGTCGTCCGTAGCCACCCTGAGCGCCCCCGCCCCCCAAGCCAGCCAGCGCGAGCTGCCGCCGGAACTGGCGCAGATCCGCGCACAGGCCATCGCCGATGGTCTCCCGTACGCCGGCGGCATCACGCCCAAGCAGGCCTGGGCCCTGGTGCAGACTGGCAAGGTGCTGCTGGTGGATGTGCGTACGGCAGAAGAACGCAAGTTCGTTGGCCATGTTCCCGACAGCCTGCATGTGGCATGGGCCACCGGCACCTCGCTGTCGCGCAATCCGCGCTTCGTGCGCGAACTAGAAAGCAAGCTGGGCGGCAAGGACGTGCCGGCGCTGCTGCTATGCCGTAGCGGCAAGCGCTCTGCCGCCGCTGCGGAAGCCGCGACCAAGGCCGGGCTGAGCTGTATCTTCAATGTGCTGGAGGGCTTTGAAGGCGAGCTCGATGCCGCCCAGCAGCGCGGCAAAGCCGACGGCTGGCGCTTCCACGGCCTGCCCTGGGTGCAGGACTGA
- a CDS encoding TonB-dependent siderophore receptor, translating to MNASLFLHLAHPARCPPGCGGVLSALPKWVAAPLAWRLLLVVAMLLLWPVVTQAQGAPEARRHFNVAAGPLEDALNRFARQAGITMSYASALVQGRQVTALQGEYSVSQGLEVLLAGSGLRAVRSDNGAYALQPLVQGAPEQVDTLHRLGNITVSGRRDEPGAADPVEGYVALRSATATKTDTPLLELAQSVSVVTRAEMEARGANSILDVLRYMPGANTETHGVDPRGYDYFNLRGFINAQTTSNYLNGLRQIPSGFGMFRTETYGLERVEVLRGANSASFGQADPGGVVNRVSKLAGSGARNELMVDVGSFQRRQVAADLSGDLDPEGRVQARLVGLLLDGDTQFRYANGRAGDNDRLYLAPSLKIRPSADTSLILLAEYLKDRSGSGRWTAVRADGSQTHTLLGDPDFDQQRGEQWSLGWMLEHRLDATWTLRQHFRQAALRSQYAAVNPGSFNGSILSRSTAVYDTQVENTLLDNQALARVQWGQAEHQVLLGLDWSHMSAREQRYRGVAPSLDIDNPVYTQPIPAATTRFGDLDQTLVQTGLYAQDQIRYQRIVLTLGARYDRSRDSTRNAANNSLQAAEENAFSGRVGLSYLVSPELAPYVSYGSSFLPQAGQDVDGKPFKAATARQIEAGVKYQPGHGRAVYTAALYQLVKDNALGSDPLHANFSVSNGQVRSRGVELEAKGELLPGLNVTAAYTYAQVVNTQNAAPELIGKTPILVPRQAASLWLDYTVQRGDLAGMGVGAGARYTGRNYATAANTVENAAQVILDAMVRIDRGPWRYAFNVSNLANRQYTSCLAEPTLTCFWAPERTAVLSARYRW from the coding sequence ATGAACGCAAGCCTTTTCCTCCACCTGGCCCATCCCGCGCGTTGCCCGCCGGGCTGCGGCGGCGTGCTGTCCGCGCTGCCGAAGTGGGTGGCTGCGCCGCTGGCGTGGCGCCTGCTGCTGGTCGTGGCGATGCTCTTGCTGTGGCCGGTCGTCACCCAGGCGCAGGGCGCGCCCGAGGCGCGCCGCCACTTCAACGTGGCGGCCGGGCCGTTGGAGGATGCGCTGAACCGTTTTGCGCGCCAGGCTGGCATCACCATGTCCTATGCCTCGGCCCTGGTGCAGGGGCGGCAGGTCACGGCCTTGCAAGGGGAATACTCGGTCAGCCAGGGCCTGGAGGTGCTGCTGGCCGGCAGCGGTCTGCGCGCCGTGCGCTCGGACAACGGCGCCTACGCCTTGCAGCCGCTGGTGCAAGGCGCGCCCGAGCAGGTCGATACCTTGCACCGCCTGGGCAATATCACCGTATCGGGCCGGCGCGACGAGCCCGGTGCGGCCGATCCGGTGGAGGGCTATGTGGCGCTGCGCAGCGCCACGGCCACCAAGACCGATACGCCGCTGCTGGAGCTTGCGCAATCGGTCTCGGTGGTCACGCGCGCCGAGATGGAGGCGCGTGGCGCCAACAGCATTCTGGACGTGCTGCGCTACATGCCCGGCGCCAATACCGAGACCCACGGGGTGGACCCGCGTGGTTATGACTATTTCAACCTGCGCGGCTTCATCAACGCCCAGACCACCAGCAATTACCTCAACGGGCTGCGTCAGATACCGTCCGGTTTCGGCATGTTCCGCACCGAGACCTATGGCCTGGAGCGGGTGGAGGTGCTGCGCGGCGCCAACTCGGCAAGCTTCGGCCAGGCCGATCCGGGCGGCGTCGTCAATCGCGTCAGCAAGCTGGCCGGCAGCGGCGCGCGCAACGAGCTGATGGTGGATGTCGGTTCCTTCCAGCGTCGCCAGGTGGCCGCTGACCTGAGCGGAGACCTCGACCCGGAGGGCAGGGTACAGGCGCGCCTAGTCGGCCTGCTGCTCGATGGCGACACCCAGTTCCGCTACGCCAATGGCCGCGCCGGCGACAATGATCGCCTCTACCTGGCGCCCTCGCTGAAGATCCGGCCCTCGGCCGACACCTCCCTCATCCTGCTGGCCGAATACCTGAAGGACCGCAGCGGCAGCGGACGCTGGACCGCCGTGCGCGCCGATGGCAGCCAGACCCACACGCTGCTGGGCGATCCTGACTTTGACCAGCAGCGCGGCGAACAATGGTCGCTGGGCTGGATGCTGGAACACCGGCTCGACGCCACCTGGACGCTGCGCCAGCACTTCCGCCAGGCGGCGTTGCGTTCGCAGTACGCCGCCGTCAATCCGGGCAGCTTCAATGGCAGCATCCTCAGCCGCAGTACTGCCGTCTACGATACGCAGGTCGAGAACACCTTGCTGGACAACCAGGCCCTGGCCCGCGTCCAATGGGGCCAGGCCGAGCACCAGGTGCTGCTGGGCCTGGACTGGTCGCACATGAGCGCGCGCGAGCAGCGCTACCGTGGCGTCGCCCCCAGCCTGGACATCGACAACCCGGTCTACACGCAGCCCATCCCGGCCGCCACCACCCGCTTCGGCGACCTCGACCAGACCTTGGTGCAGACCGGACTCTACGCCCAGGACCAGATCCGCTACCAGCGCATCGTGCTGACCCTGGGGGCGCGCTACGACCGTTCGCGCGACAGCACCCGCAATGCCGCCAACAACAGCCTCCAGGCTGCCGAAGAGAACGCCTTCAGCGGCCGTGTCGGGCTGTCCTACCTGGTCAGCCCGGAGCTGGCCCCCTATGTCAGCTACGGCAGCTCCTTCCTGCCGCAGGCTGGGCAGGACGTCGATGGCAAGCCCTTCAAGGCCGCCACGGCCAGGCAGATCGAGGCCGGCGTCAAGTACCAACCCGGTCATGGACGCGCCGTCTATACCGCCGCCCTCTACCAGTTGGTCAAGGACAACGCCCTGGGCTCGGACCCGCTGCATGCCAACTTCTCCGTCTCCAACGGCCAGGTCCGTTCACGCGGCGTAGAGCTGGAAGCCAAGGGCGAGCTCCTGCCTGGCCTGAACGTGACAGCTGCCTATACCTATGCGCAAGTGGTCAACACCCAGAACGCCGCCCCCGAACTGATCGGCAAGACGCCCATCCTGGTGCCGCGCCAGGCCGCCTCGCTCTGGCTGGACTACACCGTGCAGCGCGGCGACCTGGCCGGCATGGGCGTTGGCGCCGGGGCGCGCTATACCGGGCGCAACTACGCCACCGCCGCCAATACCGTGGAAAACGCCGCCCAGGTCATCCTCGACGCCATGGTGCGCATCGACCGTGGGCCATGGCGTTATGCATTCAATGTCAGCAACCTCGCCAACCGGCAATACACCTCTTGCCTGGCCGAGCCCACGCTGACCTGTTTCTGGGCGCCGGAACGCACTGCGGTCCTCAGCGCCCGTTATCGTTGGTAG
- a CDS encoding RNA polymerase factor sigma-70 produces the protein MNHTTSTQAARLREQFIEHRARLRDVATRILGCPHRADDVVQDTFIKIAEVPDDFDIKQPVAYLYRIVRNLAIDRHRRSAFECDVFTEEEDGLDVHQEGDSPEAIAISRQYLSMIGRALEGLPARTRRAFELYRLSGLTQREIAAELNISTTLVNFMIRDALACCRNLLQNEPELAGS, from the coding sequence GTGAACCACACAACGTCAACGCAAGCCGCCCGTCTACGGGAGCAATTCATCGAGCATCGCGCACGCCTGCGCGACGTGGCCACGCGCATCCTGGGTTGCCCGCACCGGGCCGACGACGTGGTCCAGGATACATTCATCAAGATCGCCGAAGTCCCTGACGACTTCGATATCAAGCAGCCGGTGGCCTACCTCTACCGCATCGTGCGCAACCTGGCCATCGACCGTCATCGGCGCAGCGCCTTCGAATGCGATGTCTTCACCGAAGAGGAGGATGGCCTGGACGTCCACCAGGAAGGCGATTCGCCCGAAGCCATCGCCATCAGCCGGCAATACCTGTCCATGATCGGCCGCGCGCTGGAAGGCCTGCCGGCCCGCACGCGCCGCGCCTTCGAGCTGTACCGGCTGTCCGGGCTGACCCAGCGCGAGATTGCGGCCGAGCTCAACATCTCTACCACGCTGGTCAACTTCATGATCCGCGACGCCCTGGCCTGCTGCCGCAACCTGCTGCAGAACGAACCGGAACTGGCCGGCTCCTGA
- a CDS encoding MbtH family protein, translating into MSFDADDAVFRVLVNHEEQYSIWPDYKAIPPGWTDVGVSGDKATCLAHVEKVWTDMRPLSLRRFMEQEQNAAG; encoded by the coding sequence ATGAGTTTTGATGCTGACGATGCGGTGTTCCGCGTACTGGTCAATCACGAAGAGCAATATTCCATCTGGCCCGACTACAAGGCCATTCCGCCGGGCTGGACCGATGTGGGCGTCAGCGGCGACAAAGCGACTTGCCTGGCGCATGTCGAGAAGGTCTGGACCGACATGCGCCCGCTGAGCCTGCGGCGCTTCATGGAACAGGAACAGAACGCCGCGGGCTGA
- a CDS encoding thioesterase II family protein — MMAPTWLLFCLPCAGGSASSYLRWRRLLPAHIQVLPLELPGRGSRMAETALRDFDTLSMQLTGRVAADLASWPQARYALFGHSMGALLAYGMARRLALQPALRQPDALLLSASAAPSRRDTHRFAASDTASLLHDLRRLGGTDPEVFEDRELLSMTLDVLAADYAVCASFIRHPGPPLTMPLQVYAGRSDEIDAVCLNAWREETRAAFDLQWFDGGHFYLHAQQDALLAHLAARLDGICAPSCQEASHAA, encoded by the coding sequence ATGATGGCTCCGACCTGGCTCCTGTTCTGCCTGCCGTGCGCCGGCGGCAGCGCCAGCAGCTACCTGCGCTGGCGGCGCCTGCTGCCTGCCCATATCCAGGTGCTGCCGCTGGAGCTGCCAGGACGCGGCAGCCGCATGGCCGAAACGGCGCTGCGCGACTTCGATACCCTCAGCATGCAATTGACCGGCCGGGTGGCTGCCGACCTGGCCAGTTGGCCGCAGGCGCGCTATGCCCTCTTCGGTCATAGCATGGGTGCGCTGCTGGCCTACGGGATGGCGCGCCGCCTGGCGCTGCAGCCCGCGCTGCGGCAGCCGGATGCGCTGTTGCTGTCGGCCAGCGCCGCGCCATCTCGCCGTGACACCCATCGTTTCGCGGCCAGCGACACCGCCTCGCTGTTGCACGACCTGCGTCGTCTGGGCGGCACCGATCCGGAAGTCTTTGAAGACCGTGAATTGCTGTCCATGACGCTGGACGTGCTGGCGGCAGACTACGCCGTCTGCGCCAGTTTCATCCGCCATCCCGGCCCGCCGCTGACGATGCCGCTGCAAGTCTATGCAGGGCGCAGCGACGAGATCGATGCCGTCTGCCTGAACGCCTGGCGCGAGGAGACCCGCGCCGCCTTCGACCTGCAGTGGTTCGACGGTGGCCACTTCTATCTCCACGCCCAGCAGGACGCACTGCTGGCGCATCTGGCGGCGCGTCTGGACGGGATTTGCGCGCCGTCTTGCCAGGAGGCCAGCCATGCAGCGTGA
- a CDS encoding 4'-phosphopantetheinyl transferase family protein has translation MQRDMPAELAACTGLPPGIEVWQYCLADIETGADAGLLAAARAQLSSAERVRMDALVRPADRRRYALAHALLRLLLARRLDCPPSRLDFMVGPFGKPRLAQCDSLHFNLSHAGDYVLLALSEQGEVGVDIEYRDPGLDVGSLAELAWSERERRDGQIQPCDFFARWTGKEAVLKALGVGIGEHLQALSIHPRADGSYAIAHDQAGWAEVQACQLVSPPGYAAAVAWLSTP, from the coding sequence ATGCAGCGTGACATGCCCGCCGAGCTTGCCGCCTGCACCGGCTTGCCGCCTGGCATCGAGGTCTGGCAGTACTGCCTGGCCGATATCGAGACCGGAGCGGACGCCGGCCTGCTCGCCGCCGCACGCGCCCAGCTGAGCAGCGCCGAGCGCGTGCGCATGGACGCCTTGGTCCGTCCCGCCGACCGTCGCCGCTATGCATTGGCGCATGCGCTCTTGCGCCTGCTGCTGGCGCGCCGGCTGGATTGCCCGCCCTCCCGGCTGGACTTCATGGTCGGCCCGTTCGGCAAACCGCGCCTGGCGCAGTGCGACAGCCTGCATTTCAACCTCTCCCATGCCGGCGACTACGTGTTGCTGGCCTTGTCGGAGCAGGGCGAAGTGGGTGTCGACATCGAATACCGCGATCCTGGACTGGACGTGGGCAGCCTGGCCGAACTGGCCTGGTCCGAGCGCGAACGCCGCGATGGCCAGATCCAGCCCTGCGACTTCTTCGCCCGCTGGACCGGCAAGGAAGCCGTGCTCAAGGCGCTGGGCGTGGGCATCGGCGAGCACCTGCAGGCGCTCAGCATCCATCCCCGTGCCGACGGCAGTTACGCCATCGCGCACGACCAAGCCGGCTGGGCCGAGGTCCAGGCCTGCCAACTCGTTTCCCCGCCTGGTTACGCCGCCGCAGTGGCCTGGCTCTCCACGCCCTGA
- a CDS encoding TauD/TfdA family dioxygenase yields MPTDIASALHPQATAFPADLTTPWRSKAPPASALPALLQADGPGQPLQQAFEHQRDWIDATVQQVGGVLLRGYAVPEVAVFRAFAAAFGHALLSYEFASTPRSNVSSGVYTSTEYPAHQHIPLHNEQAYTREWPMKIWFHCVTAAQAGGETPIADSRAIYRRMPAAIRERFAAGLVYVRNYDSDFDVPWQQVFNTDDRAQVEAFCRRAGVQWEWKADGSMRTIQRCQGVERHPRSGEMVWFNQAHLFHPSNLQADVRESLEDMLGVDNLPRNVLFADGSPIPDSMLEEVRAVLDQETVIFPWEAGDVLMLDNMLAAHARTPFEGPRKVVVAMAEPHGNLHQG; encoded by the coding sequence ATGCCTACAGACATCGCATCGGCCCTGCATCCGCAGGCCACCGCTTTTCCCGCCGACCTGACGACGCCTTGGCGCAGCAAGGCGCCGCCCGCCAGCGCGCTGCCGGCGCTGCTGCAAGCGGACGGTCCCGGCCAGCCGCTGCAGCAGGCCTTCGAACACCAGCGCGACTGGATCGACGCCACCGTGCAGCAGGTCGGCGGCGTGCTGCTGCGCGGCTATGCGGTGCCGGAAGTGGCGGTTTTCCGCGCTTTCGCCGCCGCCTTCGGCCATGCGCTGCTGAGTTATGAATTTGCCTCCACGCCGCGCTCGAACGTGTCCTCGGGGGTCTATACCTCCACCGAATATCCGGCGCACCAGCACATCCCGCTGCATAACGAGCAGGCCTACACCCGCGAGTGGCCGATGAAGATCTGGTTCCACTGCGTCACCGCCGCACAGGCTGGCGGCGAGACGCCCATTGCCGACAGCCGCGCGATCTATCGGCGCATGCCAGCGGCCATCCGCGAGCGTTTTGCCGCCGGGCTGGTGTATGTGCGCAACTACGACAGCGACTTCGACGTGCCCTGGCAGCAGGTCTTCAACACCGACGACCGCGCCCAGGTCGAGGCCTTCTGCCGCCGCGCCGGGGTGCAATGGGAATGGAAGGCCGACGGCAGCATGCGCACCATCCAGCGCTGCCAGGGCGTGGAGCGCCATCCGCGCAGCGGCGAGATGGTCTGGTTCAACCAGGCGCACCTGTTCCATCCCTCCAATCTGCAGGCCGATGTGCGCGAGAGCCTGGAAGACATGCTCGGCGTAGACAACCTGCCGCGCAATGTGCTCTTCGCCGATGGCTCGCCCATCCCCGACAGCATGCTCGAGGAGGTGCGCGCCGTGCTGGACCAGGAAACCGTCATCTTCCCCTGGGAAGCCGGCGACGTACTCATGCTCGACAACATGCTGGCCGCCCATGCGCGCACCCCCTTCGAAGGGCCGCGCAAGGTGGTGGTGGCCATGGCCGAGCCGCACGGCAACCTGCACCAGGGCTGA